The Chloroflexota bacterium genome window below encodes:
- a CDS encoding amidohydrolase family protein, translating to MNPAREVVQADVLVGADGAIAALLPPGSPTPVGAQIVDAAGCFVTPGLVQAHLHLCQTLFRGLAEERPLLAWLKERIWPLEAAHDHASLLASARLGIAELLRTGTTAILDMGTVHHTDALFEAAEASGIRYTGGQALMDRGEGVPPGLCQPTAAALAESDALRARWDGAAGGRLRYAYNPRFILSCSPELLQGVAERARSGAWVHTHASEQQEELAVVRAELGCSDLEYFARIGLTGPWLVLAHGVWFDDAGLAEVARSGSHVTHCPASNMKLASGLAPVRRMLDLGINVALGSDGAACSNTLDGWQQLWLAALIGSVHDGAGALPAREAFEVATLGGARALGLADQIGSVEVGKRADLLVVDPHAHLPNGDPYTTLVYSCRGTDVRAVLVDGRVVVDAGRLLTLDAEAVRADAVSARDAVLARARMP from the coding sequence ATGAACCCCGCGCGCGAGGTCGTGCAGGCTGACGTGCTGGTCGGCGCGGATGGCGCGATAGCCGCGCTGCTGCCGCCCGGCTCGCCCACCCCCGTGGGCGCGCAGATCGTCGACGCGGCGGGCTGCTTCGTGACGCCCGGGCTGGTGCAGGCCCACCTGCACCTGTGCCAGACGCTCTTTCGGGGGTTGGCCGAGGAGCGCCCGCTGCTGGCGTGGCTCAAGGAGCGCATCTGGCCGCTGGAGGCCGCCCACGACCATGCCAGCCTGTTGGCGTCGGCCCGCCTGGGCATCGCCGAGCTGCTGCGGACCGGCACGACGGCGATCCTCGACATGGGCACCGTTCACCACACGGACGCCCTGTTTGAGGCGGCCGAGGCGTCTGGCATCCGCTACACCGGCGGGCAGGCGCTGATGGACCGGGGCGAGGGCGTCCCGCCGGGACTCTGCCAGCCGACGGCTGCGGCCCTGGCCGAGAGCGACGCCCTCCGTGCCCGCTGGGACGGCGCGGCTGGTGGCAGGCTGCGGTATGCCTACAACCCGCGCTTCATCCTCTCGTGCTCGCCGGAGTTGCTGCAGGGCGTCGCGGAGCGGGCCAGGTCCGGTGCGTGGGTCCACACGCATGCCTCCGAGCAGCAGGAAGAGCTGGCGGTCGTCCGCGCCGAGCTGGGGTGCAGCGACCTGGAGTACTTCGCGCGGATCGGGCTGACGGGACCCTGGCTGGTGCTGGCACACGGGGTCTGGTTCGACGACGCGGGCCTTGCCGAGGTGGCTCGGAGCGGCTCACACGTGACCCACTGCCCAGCCTCGAACATGAAGCTGGCGTCGGGGTTGGCCCCGGTGCGCCGGATGCTCGACCTGGGGATCAACGTGGCGCTCGGTTCGGATGGGGCGGCGTGCAGCAACACGCTCGATGGCTGGCAGCAGCTCTGGCTGGCGGCGCTCATCGGGTCCGTCCACGATGGTGCGGGCGCGCTGCCTGCCCGTGAGGCGTTCGAGGTGGCGACGCTCGGCGGGGCGCGGGCGCTCGGGCTGGCGGACCAGATCGGCAGCGTCGAGGTCGGGAAGCGGGCCGACCTGCTGGTGGTGGACCCTCACGCCCACCTGCCCAACGGCGACCCGTACACGACGCTGGTCTACTCGTGCCGGGGGACGGACGTGCGGGCTGTGCTGGTGGATGGTCGGGTGGTGGTGGACGCTGGCCGGCTGCTGACGCTTGACGCCGAGGCCGTGCGCGCCGATGCCGTCAGCGCCCGTGACGCCGTGCTGGCTCGCGCGCGGATGCCCTGA
- a CDS encoding tetratricopeptide repeat protein has product MLPFAQSRSSARCAITLADHDREPFDDARHTGALPGRHTVTDEARRAEALRLWTEGGRLIEARRYNDAIITLTRSIELFPTAEAYTFRGWAFSHQGRIDEAIAECKQAIEVDPAFGNPYNDIGAYLIQQHKYDEAIPWLERAIAAERYEARVYPWANLGRIHATRGNRTEAIRCFRKALEEQPGYHPAQHMLERLIAGTNGFAKLPSIRGR; this is encoded by the coding sequence ATGCTACCCTTCGCACAATCGCGCAGCAGCGCTCGTTGCGCGATCACTCTAGCTGATCACGATCGGGAGCCGTTCGATGACGCCCGTCACACAGGTGCGCTACCCGGGAGACACACCGTGACCGACGAGGCGCGCCGCGCTGAGGCGTTGCGGCTCTGGACCGAAGGCGGGCGGCTGATTGAGGCGCGACGCTACAACGACGCCATCATCACGCTGACCCGCTCCATCGAGTTGTTCCCAACGGCTGAGGCGTACACCTTCCGAGGCTGGGCCTTCAGCCACCAGGGGCGCATCGACGAGGCCATTGCCGAGTGCAAGCAGGCCATCGAGGTCGATCCGGCGTTCGGCAACCCGTACAACGACATCGGCGCGTACCTGATCCAGCAGCACAAGTACGACGAGGCGATCCCCTGGCTGGAGCGGGCCATCGCGGCGGAGCGCTACGAGGCCCGCGTCTACCCCTGGGCGAACCTCGGGCGGATCCATGCCACGCGCGGCAACCGCACCGAGGCCATCCGCTGCTTCCGGAAGGCGCTGGAGGAGCAGCCGGGCTACCACCCGGCCCAGCACATGCTGGAACGGCTGATCGCCGGCACGAACGGCTTCGCGAAGCTGCCCAGCATCCGGGGCCGGTGA
- a CDS encoding PPOX class F420-dependent oxidoreductase: MAERGGNAEGSRLTGDELAEFLSGAWICRLATLSDDGHPYVTPLWFEYDGDGYVFIGRERAEWIAHIRRDPRVGLCIDDPDGAHARVVVQGTAEIVEGPSVRGPWLPIAERMARRYMGGDDGLKYMTKTLDFPRVTIRVTPERTTTWRGAWAAKYTR, translated from the coding sequence ATGGCCGAGCGTGGTGGCAATGCGGAAGGCTCGCGCCTCACTGGTGACGAGCTGGCCGAGTTCCTGTCTGGCGCCTGGATTTGCCGGCTGGCGACCCTCTCCGACGACGGGCACCCGTATGTGACGCCGCTCTGGTTCGAGTACGACGGCGACGGCTACGTCTTCATCGGGCGGGAGCGGGCGGAGTGGATCGCGCACATTCGGCGTGACCCGCGCGTCGGCCTGTGCATCGACGATCCGGACGGCGCGCATGCGCGGGTGGTTGTGCAGGGGACGGCGGAGATCGTGGAGGGGCCGAGCGTGCGCGGCCCGTGGCTGCCGATTGCCGAGCGGATGGCGCGGCGCTACATGGGCGGCGACGACGGCCTGAAGTACATGACGAAGACGCTGGACTTCCCGCGCGTCACCATCCGCGTGACGCCTGAGCGCACCACGACGTGGCGCGGCGCATGGGCAGCGAAGTACACCCGGTAG
- a CDS encoding formate--tetrahydrofolate ligase, producing the protein MSSFTYVQPRSHTVTQAQTPRTDSLAAAHRSSLEIAQATPLQPIAEIAARLGVQDDELIPYGRHVAKLDAAAILRRLADRPNGRYVAVTAVTPTPLGEGKTLTTVGLSMALSALGKRTVGTIRQPSLGPVFGVKGGAAGGGHSQVLPMESLNLHLTGDNHAVALAHNLLAAAIDAHILHGNALGLDPLSISWPRVVDVNDRALRQIVVGLGGRENGVPRETRFDIAVASEVMAILGLSRDLRELRLRLGAIQVGVSRDGQPVTAEQLQVAGAMAVLLKDALQPNVLQTTEHTPMLVHTGPFANIAHGNSSVLADLLALKLADYVVTESGFGADMGFEKLMHLKGRASGVLPDVAVVVCTVRALKVHSGRFKVATGKPLDPGLEREDPQAVAEGMANLDKHIENVRRFGVPAVVAVNRFTSDFPSEIEAIRAGALRAGALDAQVSDVWAQGSAGGLDLARAVAKVADSGQSAPHFLYDLDASPEEKIRVVAREVYGAADVVFQPRARRQLAQYVEQGLGGLPVCMAKTPLSLSDDAAKKGRPTGFTVTIREVRAYTGAGFLTPVAGEIMTMPGLPTTAAYQQIDLDENGDVVGLF; encoded by the coding sequence ATGTCATCCTTCACCTACGTTCAGCCACGGAGCCACACGGTGACACAGGCCCAGACGCCTCGCACGGACAGCCTCGCCGCCGCCCACCGTTCCAGCCTGGAGATCGCCCAGGCAACGCCGCTCCAGCCGATTGCCGAGATCGCCGCCCGCCTGGGTGTCCAGGACGATGAGCTGATCCCGTACGGTCGGCATGTCGCCAAGCTCGACGCTGCCGCCATCCTCCGGCGGCTGGCGGACCGGCCGAACGGGCGGTACGTGGCCGTGACGGCAGTCACCCCGACGCCCCTTGGCGAGGGCAAGACGCTGACGACCGTCGGCTTGTCGATGGCGCTCTCGGCACTCGGCAAGCGGACGGTCGGGACGATCCGGCAGCCGTCGCTGGGGCCGGTCTTCGGCGTGAAGGGCGGCGCGGCGGGTGGTGGCCACAGCCAGGTGCTGCCGATGGAGTCGCTCAACCTCCATCTGACGGGCGACAATCACGCCGTGGCGCTGGCGCACAACCTGCTGGCAGCGGCCATCGACGCCCACATCCTGCACGGCAACGCGCTCGGCCTCGATCCGCTCAGCATCTCGTGGCCGCGCGTGGTCGACGTGAACGACCGCGCCCTGCGCCAGATCGTGGTGGGGCTGGGCGGGCGCGAGAACGGGGTGCCGCGCGAGACTCGTTTCGACATCGCCGTGGCCTCCGAGGTGATGGCGATCCTCGGCCTCTCGCGTGACCTGCGTGAGCTGCGCCTGCGGCTCGGCGCGATCCAGGTCGGCGTCTCGCGGGACGGGCAGCCGGTCACCGCCGAGCAGTTGCAGGTGGCCGGCGCGATGGCCGTCCTCCTGAAGGACGCCCTCCAGCCGAACGTGCTCCAGACCACCGAGCACACGCCGATGCTGGTGCACACCGGGCCGTTCGCCAACATCGCGCACGGGAATTCAAGCGTGCTGGCCGACCTGCTGGCCCTCAAGCTGGCCGACTACGTGGTGACGGAGAGCGGCTTCGGCGCGGACATGGGCTTTGAGAAGCTGATGCACCTGAAGGGGCGCGCCTCCGGCGTGCTGCCGGATGTGGCGGTGGTGGTCTGCACGGTCCGCGCGCTGAAGGTGCATTCGGGCCGGTTCAAGGTCGCGACCGGCAAGCCGCTCGATCCAGGCCTCGAACGGGAAGACCCCCAGGCCGTCGCTGAGGGCATGGCGAACCTCGACAAGCACATCGAGAACGTGCGGCGCTTCGGGGTGCCGGCGGTGGTGGCCGTCAACCGGTTCACCAGCGACTTCCCCTCCGAGATCGAGGCCATCCGCGCGGGGGCTCTGCGTGCGGGGGCGCTCGACGCCCAGGTCAGCGACGTCTGGGCCCAGGGCAGCGCGGGCGGCCTGGACCTGGCCCGGGCCGTGGCGAAGGTGGCCGACAGCGGACAGTCTGCGCCGCACTTCTTGTACGACCTGGACGCCTCGCCGGAAGAGAAGATTCGGGTGGTGGCGCGGGAGGTCTACGGCGCCGCGGATGTCGTGTTTCAACCGCGCGCCCGCCGTCAACTGGCCCAGTACGTCGAGCAGGGGCTGGGTGGCCTGCCCGTCTGCATGGCGAAGACGCCGCTCTCGCTCTCGGACGACGCCGCGAAGAAGGGCCGGCCCACGGGCTTCACCGTGACCATTCGCGAGGTGCGCGCCTACACCGGAGCCGGCTTCCTGACCCCGGTCGCCGGCGAGATCATGACGATGCCCGGCTTGCCGACAACGGCAGCGTACCAGCAGATCGACCTGGACGAGAACGGGGACGTCGTCGGCCTGTTCTAA
- the gnd gene encoding decarboxylating 6-phosphogluconate dehydrogenase, producing MQLGVLGLGRMGANIARRLMRAGHSPVVFDVNYAAVEQLRGEGATGAGSMEEFIGTLGRPRAIWLMLPAAIVDQTIAALTPLLDRGDILIDGGNSFFHDDIRRATSLAPMGIHYLDVGTSGGIWGLDRGYCLMIGGEAETVQRLTPIWEALSPGVEAAGITPDKDGTSTAEHGYLHCGQHGAGHFVKMVHNGIEYGLMEAFAEGFNILYNANVGKREHKTDAETTPLRNPEVYQYDFDLAAIAEVWRRGSVVASWLLDLTARALHDNPSLSNFTGHVSDSGEGRWTLDAAIDESVPAPVLSAALFARFSSRGESEMADRLLSAMRYEFGGHREAKQ from the coding sequence ATGCAGCTCGGCGTGCTCGGACTCGGTCGGATGGGCGCCAACATCGCGCGCCGCCTGATGCGCGCGGGCCACAGCCCGGTGGTCTTCGACGTGAACTACGCTGCCGTCGAGCAACTGCGCGGCGAAGGTGCGACGGGCGCTGGTTCGATGGAGGAGTTCATCGGCACGCTCGGCCGGCCACGCGCCATCTGGCTGATGCTGCCGGCCGCCATCGTGGATCAGACTATCGCCGCGCTGACGCCCTTGCTCGACCGTGGCGATATCCTGATCGACGGCGGCAACTCGTTCTTCCACGACGATATCCGTCGCGCCACGTCGCTCGCGCCGATGGGCATCCACTACCTGGATGTCGGGACCAGCGGCGGCATCTGGGGGCTGGACCGTGGGTACTGCCTGATGATCGGCGGGGAGGCCGAGACCGTCCAGCGCCTCACGCCGATCTGGGAGGCGCTCTCGCCGGGCGTTGAGGCGGCCGGCATCACGCCCGACAAGGACGGAACCAGCACCGCCGAGCATGGCTACCTGCACTGCGGCCAGCACGGCGCAGGGCACTTCGTGAAGATGGTGCACAACGGCATCGAGTACGGGCTGATGGAGGCGTTCGCGGAAGGGTTCAACATCCTGTACAACGCCAACGTCGGCAAGCGCGAGCACAAGACGGATGCCGAAACGACGCCGCTCCGGAACCCTGAGGTCTACCAGTACGACTTCGACCTGGCCGCGATTGCCGAGGTCTGGCGGCGCGGCAGCGTGGTCGCGTCGTGGCTGCTCGATCTGACGGCGCGCGCCCTCCACGACAACCCGTCGCTCTCCAACTTCACCGGGCACGTCTCGGACTCCGGCGAGGGGCGCTGGACGCTGGACGCCGCGATTGACGAGTCGGTGCCGGCGCCGGTGCTGAGCGCGGCGCTCTTCGCCCGGTTCAGCTCGCGCGGGGAGTCAGAGATGGCGGACCGGCTGCTCTCGGCGATGCGCTACGAGTTCGGCGGGCACCGCGAGGCGAAACAGTAG
- the groL gene encoding chaperonin GroEL (60 kDa chaperone family; promotes refolding of misfolded polypeptides especially under stressful conditions; forms two stacked rings of heptamers to form a barrel-shaped 14mer; ends can be capped by GroES; misfolded proteins enter the barrel where they are refolded when GroES binds), whose product MPAKDLAFDESARRQLKAGIDALANAVKVTLGPRGRNVAIDKKWGPPTVTHDGVTVAKEIELENPFQNMGAQMLKQAATKTNDVAGDGTTTATILAQAMVTEGLRNVTAGANPMLIKRGIEKAADAAVAEVKRLAKPVKGREDLERIATISANDAEIGKLFAEAMEKVGKDGVITVEESKTLKLEIEYTEGMLFDRGYISPYFITNPERMVAEVDEPYILITEKKISSVQELLPVLEQLVQTGRKELVIIAEDVDGEALGTLVVNKLRGVLNVLAIKAPGFGDRRKEMLRDIAVLTGGEVISEELGKKLENASIAELGRARRIVSNKDETTVVEGHGSEDAIKARINQIKAQIEETTSDYDREKLQERLAKLSGGVAVVKVGAATEVELKEKKARVEDALQATRAAVEEGVVPGGGVSLLAAARALDSLKLDPDQQVGVEILKRALEEPTRQLANNAGLEGSVIVQELKARHKTDPNIGFNVSTEQYGNLIDLGIIDPAKVTRSALENAASVAGIILTTDALVTEKPEKAPAAPAGGGMPEYD is encoded by the coding sequence ATGCCCGCGAAGGATCTGGCATTCGACGAGTCGGCGCGCCGACAGCTCAAGGCCGGCATTGATGCGCTGGCGAACGCCGTGAAGGTGACCCTCGGGCCGCGCGGCCGGAACGTCGCCATCGATAAGAAGTGGGGCCCGCCCACCGTCACCCATGACGGCGTCACCGTCGCCAAGGAGATCGAGCTCGAGAACCCGTTCCAGAACATGGGTGCTCAGATGCTCAAGCAGGCTGCGACGAAGACCAACGACGTCGCCGGCGACGGCACCACGACGGCCACCATCCTGGCGCAGGCCATGGTGACCGAGGGGCTCCGCAACGTCACCGCCGGCGCGAACCCGATGCTCATCAAGCGGGGCATCGAGAAGGCTGCCGACGCGGCGGTCGCCGAGGTCAAGCGGCTCGCCAAGCCGGTGAAGGGTCGCGAGGATCTGGAGCGCATCGCCACCATCTCCGCGAACGACGCCGAGATCGGCAAGCTGTTCGCCGAGGCGATGGAGAAGGTCGGCAAGGACGGGGTCATCACCGTCGAGGAGAGCAAGACCCTCAAGCTCGAGATCGAGTACACCGAGGGGATGCTGTTCGACCGCGGCTACATCTCGCCGTACTTCATCACCAACCCCGAGCGGATGGTCGCCGAGGTCGACGAGCCGTACATCCTGATCACCGAGAAGAAGATCAGCTCGGTGCAGGAGCTGCTGCCAGTTCTCGAGCAGCTGGTGCAGACCGGCCGCAAGGAGCTGGTCATCATCGCCGAGGACGTGGACGGCGAGGCCCTGGGCACCCTGGTGGTGAACAAGCTGCGCGGCGTGCTGAACGTCCTGGCGATCAAGGCTCCGGGCTTCGGCGACCGCCGCAAGGAGATGCTCCGCGACATCGCCGTGCTGACCGGCGGCGAGGTCATCTCCGAGGAGCTGGGCAAGAAGCTGGAGAACGCCAGCATCGCCGAGCTGGGCCGGGCGCGCCGCATCGTGTCCAACAAGGACGAGACGACGGTCGTCGAGGGCCACGGCTCCGAGGACGCGATCAAGGCCCGCATCAACCAGATCAAGGCCCAGATCGAGGAGACCACCTCGGACTACGACCGCGAGAAGCTGCAGGAGCGGCTGGCGAAGCTCTCCGGCGGCGTGGCGGTCGTCAAGGTCGGCGCGGCCACCGAGGTCGAGCTGAAGGAGAAGAAGGCCCGCGTCGAGGACGCGCTCCAGGCCACCCGGGCGGCGGTCGAGGAGGGCGTGGTGCCGGGCGGCGGCGTCTCGCTGCTGGCGGCGGCTCGGGCGCTCGACTCTCTGAAGCTGGACCCGGACCAGCAGGTTGGCGTCGAGATCCTGAAGCGCGCGCTTGAGGAGCCGACTCGCCAACTGGCGAACAACGCCGGACTTGAGGGTTCGGTCATCGTGCAGGAGCTGAAGGCGCGCCACAAGACCGATCCGAACATCGGCTTCAACGTGTCGACGGAGCAGTACGGCAACCTGATCGACCTCGGCATCATCGACCCGGCCAAGGTGACCCGCTCGGCGCTGGAGAACGCGGCGTCCGTGGCTGGCATCATCCTGACCACCGACGCGCTGGTGACCGAGAAGCCTGAGAAGGCTCCGGCGGCCCCGGCCGGCGGCGGGATGCCCGAGTACGACTGA
- the groES gene encoding co-chaperone GroES, translating into MALSLKPLGDRVVVKPKSRDEQTKGGIILPDTASEKPQQGEVLSVGPGRRLDNGSLVALDLKVGDTVLFAKYSGTEFKHDDDDLLILNERDVLAVIEG; encoded by the coding sequence ATGGCCTTGTCACTGAAGCCGTTGGGCGACCGGGTGGTCGTCAAGCCGAAGAGCCGCGACGAGCAGACCAAGGGCGGCATCATCCTCCCCGACACGGCGAGCGAGAAGCCGCAGCAGGGCGAGGTGCTGTCCGTTGGCCCGGGCCGCCGCCTGGACAACGGGTCGCTGGTGGCGCTCGACCTGAAGGTTGGCGACACCGTCCTCTTCGCCAAGTACAGCGGCACCGAGTTCAAGCACGACGACGACGACCTGCTGATCCTGAACGAGCGCGACGTGCTCGCGGTGATCGAAGGCTAA
- the dnaK gene encoding molecular chaperone DnaK has product MAKILGIDLGTTNSVMAVIEAGDPTILENAEGNRLTPSVVAVNPKTSEQIVGQVARRQAITNPENTIFSVKRFMGRKFSDPEVQEALKHVPYTVKAASNGDVRVVMGGKEFSPPEASAMILRKLKQDAEAKLGEAITQAVITVPAYFNDSQRQATKDAGQIAGLEVLRIINEPTAAALAYGLDKKGTDQNIAVYDLGGGTFDVSVLRVGEGVFEVVSTNGDTYLGGDDFDLRIIEWAVDEFRKDQGIDLRQDKMALQRLKEAAEKAKIELSTTLQTELNLPFITADVSGPKHLALTLTRARLEQLTADLVERTVGPCRAALRDAGLDASQIDEVVLVGGQTRMPAVSEQVKKLFNREPHKGVNPDEVVAAGAAIQAGVLGGDVKDILLLDVTPLTLGIETLGGVSTPLIPRNTTIPTSKSETFTTAADGQTSVEVHVLQGERLMAAENKSLARFILDGILPAPRGIPQVEVTFDIDANGILNVSAKDKATGKEQRIVIQASSGLAKDEIDRMVREAEANAAEDQKRREEIEERNRADSLAYQAEKIVRESGDKLPADLKTEVEEKTRTLQEALKANDITAMRDAQNALQDALNRAGAAVYTAQAQQAEAEGAAGPDDQPGAGGQPGGGSRPGTVEGEYREV; this is encoded by the coding sequence ATGGCAAAAATCCTGGGCATCGACCTCGGCACGACCAACTCCGTGATGGCGGTCATCGAGGCCGGGGATCCGACGATTCTTGAGAACGCCGAGGGCAACCGCCTGACGCCATCCGTCGTCGCGGTCAACCCGAAGACCAGCGAGCAGATCGTGGGGCAGGTGGCCCGCCGGCAGGCGATCACCAACCCCGAGAACACGATCTTTTCGGTCAAGCGCTTCATGGGCCGCAAGTTCTCCGACCCCGAGGTGCAGGAGGCGCTCAAGCACGTCCCCTACACCGTCAAGGCCGCGTCCAACGGCGACGTGCGGGTGGTGATGGGCGGCAAGGAGTTCTCCCCGCCTGAGGCCTCGGCGATGATCCTGCGGAAGCTGAAGCAGGACGCCGAAGCCAAGCTCGGCGAGGCCATCACCCAGGCCGTGATCACCGTCCCTGCCTACTTCAACGACAGCCAGCGGCAGGCCACGAAGGATGCCGGCCAGATCGCCGGCCTCGAAGTCCTCCGCATCATCAACGAACCGACGGCGGCAGCCCTGGCCTACGGCCTGGACAAGAAGGGCACGGATCAGAACATCGCGGTCTACGACCTCGGTGGCGGCACCTTCGACGTCTCGGTGCTGCGCGTTGGCGAGGGCGTCTTCGAGGTGGTCTCCACCAACGGCGACACCTACCTCGGCGGCGACGACTTCGACCTCCGCATCATCGAGTGGGCCGTTGACGAGTTCCGCAAGGATCAGGGCATCGACCTGCGCCAGGACAAGATGGCCCTCCAGCGGCTGAAGGAAGCGGCCGAGAAGGCGAAGATCGAGCTGTCGACCACCCTGCAGACCGAGCTGAACCTCCCGTTCATCACGGCGGATGTCTCTGGCCCGAAGCACCTGGCGCTCACGCTGACCCGTGCACGCCTGGAGCAGCTGACGGCTGACCTGGTGGAGCGGACCGTTGGCCCCTGCCGCGCGGCCCTGCGCGACGCCGGCCTCGACGCGAGCCAGATCGACGAGGTCGTGCTGGTCGGCGGCCAGACCCGCATGCCGGCCGTCTCCGAGCAGGTCAAGAAGCTCTTCAACCGCGAGCCGCACAAGGGCGTCAACCCTGACGAGGTCGTGGCGGCTGGCGCGGCCATCCAGGCCGGCGTTCTCGGCGGCGACGTCAAGGACATCCTGCTGCTGGACGTCACCCCACTGACGCTCGGCATCGAGACGCTGGGCGGCGTCAGCACCCCGCTGATCCCGCGCAACACGACGATCCCGACCAGCAAGAGCGAGACGTTCACCACGGCCGCCGACGGTCAGACTTCGGTGGAGGTGCACGTCCTCCAGGGCGAGCGCCTGATGGCCGCCGAGAACAAGTCACTGGCGCGCTTCATCCTCGACGGCATCCTGCCGGCCCCGCGCGGCATCCCGCAGGTTGAGGTCACCTTCGACATCGACGCCAACGGCATCCTGAATGTCTCGGCGAAGGACAAGGCGACCGGCAAGGAGCAGCGCATCGTCATCCAGGCCAGCTCTGGTCTGGCCAAGGACGAGATCGACCGGATGGTGCGTGAGGCCGAGGCGAACGCCGCCGAGGACCAGAAGCGCCGCGAGGAGATCGAGGAGCGGAACCGGGCTGACAGCCTGGCGTACCAGGCCGAGAAGATCGTGCGGGAGAGCGGCGACAAGCTGCCTGCCGACCTGAAGACCGAGGTCGAAGAGAAGACCAGGACGCTTCAGGAGGCCTTGAAGGCCAACGACATCACCGCCATGCGGGATGCCCAGAACGCCTTGCAGGACGCGCTCAACCGGGCGGGGGCGGCCGTCTACACGGCGCAGGCCCAGCAGGCCGAGGCCGAGGGCGCGGCGGGACCGGATGACCAGCCGGGCGCTGGCGGGCAGCCGGGCGGCGGCTCGCGGCCGGGCACGGTCGAGGGCGAGTACCGCGAAGTCTAA
- a CDS encoding nucleotide exchange factor GrpE: protein MSGPQHERSPDPQGAAGAGASGEPLTVEAQLEQARAEADEQRRKAESYLDLAQRSQADFVNYKRRTTQELEQKVKDANASLLTQLLPVIDDLQRALTSIPAELAEQSWPKGVALIGQKLEHLLQLQGLERIGAEGDLFDPHVHEAVAYESHPVYDEGQVASVYRVGYRLNERVLRPAQVVVARGSSTSPASAGGDSRSVGEGTSHA from the coding sequence ATGAGCGGTCCACAGCACGAGCGAAGTCCAGATCCTCAGGGAGCGGCTGGTGCTGGCGCGTCCGGCGAGCCGTTGACCGTCGAGGCGCAGCTGGAACAGGCGCGCGCCGAGGCCGACGAGCAGCGCCGCAAGGCCGAGTCGTACCTGGATCTCGCACAGCGCTCACAGGCCGATTTTGTCAACTACAAGCGCCGCACGACCCAGGAGCTGGAGCAGAAGGTCAAGGACGCCAACGCCAGCCTGCTCACGCAGCTTCTGCCCGTGATCGACGATCTCCAGCGGGCGCTCACAAGCATCCCGGCAGAGCTGGCGGAGCAGTCCTGGCCCAAGGGCGTCGCCCTGATCGGCCAGAAGCTCGAGCATTTGCTGCAGCTCCAGGGCCTCGAACGGATCGGCGCGGAGGGCGACCTCTTCGATCCGCACGTTCACGAGGCCGTCGCCTACGAGTCCCACCCCGTCTACGACGAGGGGCAGGTCGCCAGCGTCTACCGCGTCGGCTACCGCCTCAACGAGCGCGTCCTGCGCCCGGCCCAGGTGGTCGTCGCGCGGGGGTCGAGCACGTCGCCGGCATCGGCCGGGGGCGATTCCCGGTCGGTCGGCGAGGGCACGTCGCACGCGTGA